A region of Nocardioides alkalitolerans DNA encodes the following proteins:
- a CDS encoding DUF6264 family protein has product MTERPPADETRPYVAAPAPWPPPPPTAIERAPYPTYPTHPPPSTARTADLVASIVLLVLGLLLGLLASAMAFLLQIVQIGCEAGGACAEGVQDGVAIALVGPWLVYLPLAAVAILLMARQRTSWWVSTLAVVGASVVWLYGGWLALDSATW; this is encoded by the coding sequence ATGACCGAGCGGCCACCGGCGGACGAGACGCGCCCGTACGTCGCGGCCCCCGCCCCGTGGCCGCCGCCACCGCCGACGGCGATCGAGCGCGCGCCGTACCCGACGTACCCGACGCACCCGCCGCCCTCCACCGCCCGCACCGCGGACCTCGTCGCGTCGATCGTGCTCCTCGTCCTGGGTCTGCTGCTGGGCCTGCTCGCCTCGGCCATGGCCTTCCTGCTGCAGATCGTGCAGATCGGGTGCGAGGCCGGGGGCGCGTGTGCGGAGGGCGTCCAGGACGGGGTCGCGATCGCGCTCGTCGGGCCGTGGTTGGTCTACCTGCCGCTCGCCGCGGTCGCGATCCTGCTCATGGCGCGGCAGCGCACGTCCTGGTGGGTCAGCACGCTGGCGGTCGTGGGGGCGTCGGTGGTGTGGCTGTACGGCGGGTGGCTGGCGCTCGACAGCGCGACCTGGTGA
- a CDS encoding 3-methyladenine DNA glycosylase — translation MEVAVQVEVLDAAETTRRRAAHEERVDRLVAPHLARRGQGVKHPVHDFLFTYYSHRPAQLRRWHPGVGHGLDDAGGAAAYRSLKGYAEVAPGVVGVTGAYVARQRPLLEALRRLLRATANRAPHLGCFGMHEWAMVHRLTPEQVRHADWPLRLGAAGTDAVVEGHRIACSHFDAFRFFTPSARPLNHLSPAADDRADFEQPGCLHAGMDLYKHAFRLSPMICSDLVADCFELARDIRELDMRAAPYDLRDLGYEPVRVETAEGKATYAAAQRRFAERGAPLRARLIEECERLLVVAREPASA, via the coding sequence ATGGAGGTGGCGGTGCAGGTGGAGGTCCTCGACGCGGCGGAGACGACCCGCCGCCGGGCCGCCCACGAGGAGCGGGTGGACCGCCTCGTGGCGCCCCACCTCGCCCGCCGCGGCCAGGGCGTCAAGCACCCCGTCCACGACTTCCTCTTCACCTACTACTCCCACCGGCCCGCCCAGCTGCGCCGCTGGCACCCGGGCGTCGGGCACGGGCTCGACGACGCGGGCGGGGCGGCGGCGTACCGGTCGCTGAAGGGGTACGCCGAGGTGGCGCCCGGGGTCGTCGGGGTCACCGGCGCGTACGTCGCGCGCCAGCGCCCGCTGCTCGAGGCGCTGCGCCGGTTGCTGCGCGCGACGGCCAACCGCGCGCCGCACCTCGGCTGCTTCGGGATGCACGAATGGGCGATGGTCCACCGCCTGACGCCCGAGCAGGTGCGGCACGCCGACTGGCCGCTGCGCCTCGGGGCCGCCGGCACGGACGCCGTCGTGGAGGGCCACCGCATCGCCTGCTCCCACTTCGACGCGTTCCGCTTCTTCACGCCGAGCGCCCGGCCGCTCAACCACCTCTCCCCCGCCGCCGACGACCGGGCCGACTTCGAGCAGCCCGGGTGCCTCCACGCGGGGATGGACCTCTACAAGCACGCCTTCCGGCTGAGCCCGATGATCTGCTCCGACCTCGTCGCCGACTGCTTCGAGCTGGCGCGCGACATCCGGGAGCTCGACATGCGGGCGGCGCCCTACGACCTGCGCGACCTCGGGTACGAGCCGGTGCGGGTCGAGACGGCCGAGGGGAAGGCGACGTACGCCGCGGCCCAGCGTCGCTTCGCCGAGCGGGGGGCACCGCTGCGGGCGCGGCTCATCGAGGAGTGCGAGCGGTTGCTGGTGGTCGCGCGGGAGCCGGCCAGCGCCTGA
- a CDS encoding TetR/AcrR family transcriptional regulator produces the protein MTTTRSEDMRARVLRAALDELSATGVVGISLRAIARRVGMTHQAISHYFTSRSALFTQLAVEGFAELRAEIRETLAALPEADPADPTVDPADRAVDRVAAVGAAYLRFADEQPALFDLLYGGGASLTDGGAEFDAARAAVWEEFFPVVAHARAHGWGGDVGVEDLGLTAWAVLLGMTRLRAHGLRTGVLAEGPEAMARSITSLVRR, from the coding sequence GTGACGACGACGCGGAGCGAGGACATGCGGGCGCGGGTGCTCCGCGCGGCGTTGGACGAGCTGTCCGCGACGGGCGTGGTCGGCATCAGCCTCCGCGCGATCGCGCGACGCGTCGGCATGACCCACCAGGCGATCAGCCACTACTTCACCTCCCGCTCCGCGCTCTTCACCCAGCTGGCGGTCGAGGGCTTCGCCGAGCTGCGCGCGGAGATCCGGGAGACGCTCGCGGCGCTGCCGGAGGCCGACCCGGCGGACCCGACCGTCGACCCCGCCGACCGGGCCGTGGACCGGGTGGCGGCCGTGGGCGCGGCGTACCTGCGGTTCGCCGACGAGCAGCCCGCCCTGTTCGACCTCCTGTACGGCGGGGGTGCCTCCCTGACCGACGGCGGCGCCGAGTTCGACGCGGCGCGGGCCGCCGTATGGGAGGAGTTCTTCCCGGTGGTCGCCCACGCCCGTGCCCACGGCTGGGGCGGCGACGTCGGCGTCGAGGACCTGGGTCTCACCGCCTGGGCCGTGCTGCTCGGCATGACGCGGCTCCGTGCGCACGGGCTCCGGACCGGCGTCCTCGCGGAGGGTCCCGAGGCGATGGCGCGGTCGATCACGAGCCTCGTCCGGCGCTAG
- a CDS encoding fumarylacetoacetate hydrolase family protein, whose product MRIARFTTGEDPQYGVVTGDLDEHGQLSEDATIVALAGDPLYVGVKLLEAEHKVADVRLLAPVLPRSKVVGIGRNYAAHAAELGNDVPSEPLMFLKPNTSVVGPGDAIVYPTQSTNVHFEGELAVVIGRICRDVPAEKATDVIHGYTIANDVTARDLQKSDVQFTRGKGFDTFCPLGPWIETDLDPDDFARGRRVQTFLNGDVVQDGTTADLIFDIPTLVAHVSSVMTLLPGDVILTGTPEGVGPMLPGDEVEVAIEGLGSLTNKVVSR is encoded by the coding sequence GTGCGCATCGCTCGATTCACCACAGGAGAAGACCCGCAGTACGGCGTCGTGACCGGCGACCTCGACGAGCACGGCCAGCTGAGCGAGGACGCCACGATCGTGGCGCTCGCGGGCGACCCGCTCTACGTCGGGGTCAAGCTGCTCGAGGCCGAGCACAAGGTGGCCGACGTGCGCCTGCTGGCGCCGGTGCTGCCCCGCAGCAAGGTGGTGGGCATCGGCCGCAACTACGCGGCGCACGCCGCCGAGCTGGGCAACGACGTGCCGTCGGAGCCGCTGATGTTCCTCAAGCCGAACACGTCGGTGGTGGGCCCGGGCGACGCGATCGTCTACCCGACGCAGTCGACGAACGTGCACTTCGAGGGCGAGCTCGCCGTCGTCATCGGGCGCATCTGCCGGGACGTGCCGGCCGAGAAGGCCACCGACGTCATCCACGGCTACACCATCGCCAACGACGTGACCGCGCGCGACCTGCAGAAGAGCGACGTGCAGTTCACCCGGGGCAAGGGCTTCGACACCTTCTGCCCGCTCGGGCCGTGGATCGAGACCGACCTCGACCCCGACGACTTCGCCCGGGGCCGTCGCGTGCAGACGTTCCTCAACGGCGACGTCGTGCAGGACGGCACCACGGCCGACCTGATCTTCGACATCCCGACCCTCGTCGCCCACGTCAGCAGCGTCATGACGCTGCTGCCCGGCGACGTGATCCTCACCGGCACCCCCGAGGGTGTCGGCCCGATGCTCCCCGGCGACGAGGTCGAGGTCGCCATCGAGGGGCTCGGCTCGCTCACGAACAAGGTGGTCTCCCGATGA